From the Pseudomonas sp. VD-NE ins genome, the window CAAAGCCCAATGTTGCGATGGCGACACCGGCGATCTTCACCGAGATGAAGAAGCTCACCCAGTGCCCGGCCAATAACACACCGCTGAGGGCCAGGCGCCGCCAGTCTACGGCCTGAAGTTTCTGCCAGCCGTGCTGACTGGCAAAACGGGCGAAGAACGCCAAGGCGACAACGGCGAAAGCCGCGCGACCGAAGACGATCACAGCGGGGGACGCGGCAGCGAGTTTGCCGAACACGCCGGTCAGGCCAAACATCAAAGCACCGATATGCAGAGCGCCGAGGGCGGTACGCGGAGTCATTGCAATCCTTCTATCGCAAACATAATCTCACTGTAGGAGCTGCCGAAGGCTGCGATCTTTTGATCTCGCTTTTAAAAAACAACATCAAAAGATCGCAGCCTGCGGCAGCTCCTACATTGAAGCGCGTCGCGGCGAATAAGTCTGTCGGCAGACTATCGTCTTTTATCGCGGGAATCGCGCCGAAGCTGTCCGGGTGACGAACCGAACTCCCGCAGGACGGCGGCCGAGAAGGCACTCTGCGAGCTGTAGCCGACGCGACTGGCAATCTCGCCAATCGGCAGTGCGGTGTCGCGCAGCATTTGCACCGCCAGATGCAGACGCCGACTGCGGATGTAATCCATCGGTGTCTGCCCGCATTCGGCCATGAACCGTGTATGCAGGCGCGCATTGGACAATCCGGCGACCCGTGCCAGATCGGCGACTTGCAGAGGGTAAGCGGCGTATTGCTCGATGTGCGCATCCAGCGCGGCATAGGGCAAGCGGCGGGCGGCGAGTTCGGCAGGATGCGCGTGATTGAGGCTGGCCAGCAGCAACACCGCACCTTGCTGGGCGATCAATGGATCGCTGACCGGACTGTTTGCCAGCCAACTGACTAATTGGCTTTGACCTGAGTCGAGTGACAGGCGCGCAGGCTGATCAAGCAAGCGGTGACTGGCCTCGGCATGCTCGCCGAGCGAATCCGTCAGCCATGGCCCTTCAGGGATATCGAGCACCAGACAGCGGCTGCCGTCGGGACTGCCGCAGGCATGATGCGCACCGGACGGAATCACCACAAAACTCTGCTGGCGCACCTGACTGCCACAGCCTTCGACCTCGAAATCCAGCGCACCGGACAACCCGAACACCAATTGCGCGTGCTCGTGGCTGTGGACGATCAAATCGTGGGTGTACTGGCGCAGGGTGAGGATCGGTCGCATGGCAGGTGGTCTCCGAAGTGATCGCCAGTCTACACCGACACACGCCGGATGCGTTGTCACAGGACTGACTCACGCTTGTCATGATCGATTAACCGGGTGCGCGCACAGTGGCGAAAACATCGCAGAGGGTTGCCCATGACCAGCGCCGAGCTCGCCCGACCCAGTCGCAAACAACGGGTGCGAACCCTGTGGATCTCCGACGTGCACCTGGGCACGCGAGATTGTCAGGCCGAGCACTTGTCGCAATTTCTCAAGGGCTATCACGCTGACAAGATTTACCTGGTCGGCGACATCATTGACGGCTGGAAACTGCGCGGCGGCATGTACTGGCCGCAGGCGCATACCAACGTGATCCGCCGCTTGCTGACCATGAGCAAGCGCGGCACAGAAGTGATCTACGTCACCGGCAACCACGACGAATTCCTGCGGCGGTATTCGAAGCTTATTCTGGGCAATATCCAGTTGGTCGACGAGGCGGTGCACGTCACAGCGGATGGCCGGCATCTGCTGGTGATTCACGGCGATCAGTTCGACGTCATCACCCGCTATCACCGCTGGCTGGCCTTCCTCGGCGACTCCGCCTACGAATTCACCCTGACCCTCAATCGCTGGCTCAACCATTGGCGTGCGCGCTATGGCTACGGCTATTGGTCGCTGTCGGCGTACCTGAAACACAAGGTGAAAACCGCGGTGAGTTTCATCAGCGACTTTGAAGAAGCCATTGCCCATGAATGCGTGAAGCGCGAGTTGCATGGCGTGGTGTGCGGGCACATTCACCATGCCGAGATCCGCAAGGTCGGGGAGGTGGATTACCTCAATTGCGGCGATTGGGTGGAGTCGTGCACGGCGTTGATCGAGCACTGGGATGGCACGATCGAGTTGTATCGGCTGGCGGATGCGCAGGCGCGGGAGGCAGAACTCAAGGCTGCCAAAGTCGCCGAACTCGCCTGACTCTCGGGTGTTTTAGAGGGCCTCATCGCTGGCAAGCCAGCTCCCACAGGTTTTGTGAAAGCCACAGAACCCTGTGGGAGCTGGCTTGCCAGCGATGAGGCCAGAGCAAACAACATCAAGCGGTGGTGTGTTCTTCCATTGCGGCTTTGTAAATCGAGTTCTTCGGCTGTGCAAACAACCGCTCCATCATCGGCTCGAAGAAACTCAATGGCAGTGTGTCGTACTCCGGATCAAACGCCGCCGCATCGTATTTGGCACAGAACTCGGCGGTCGCCTGATACTGCGGATGACCGGCGAACTGCTCGCGCAGATGCCGATCCATGCCCAGATGATGAAAGAAGTAGTAACCCTGAAACACCCCATGCTTCTCGACCATCCACAGATTCTCGGCACTGACGAACGGCTTTAAAATCGCCGCAGCAATGTCCGGATGGTTATACGAGCCCAGGGTGTCGCCAATGTCATGCAGCAACGCGCACACCACGTATTCCTCGTCGCGTCCGTCACGAAAGGCGCGGGTGGCGGTCTGCAGTGAGTGGGTCAGGCGATCCACCGGAAAACCGCCGAAATCGCCTTCCAGCAGTTTCAGGTGCGCCAGGATTCGCGACGGCAATTGCTTGGCGTAGGCGCTGAAGTCGGCGGCGATGATCGCCCAGTCTTCCTGCGTACCGTCCTTCATATGGGTGAAGCGGGCATTGGCATTCATTGGCTGACCCTCATTCAGAACGCCACGCGACCCAGAATCATGTCGCGGTACATGACGAAGTCGCCGAGCAGGCTGTACAGCGGATGCTGAAAGGTCGCCGGTCGGTTCTTTTCAAAGAAGAAGTGCCCGATCCAGGCGAAGCTGTAACCGGCCAGCGGCAAGGCCAATAACAGCAGCCAGGCGCCCTTGGCGATGGTCATCGCCATAATGAAAATGACCAGTGTGGTGCCGATGAAATGCAGGCGCCGGCAGGTGCTGTCGCTGTGTTCGCTGAGGTAATACGGATAGAACTCAGCGAAGCTGTTGAAATGCTTGATGTTTTCCACGACCGCGTTCTCTGTGGTTATTGTTCTGGCGACGAGTTGTTCTGCGGGTAGCTTATTTGAGTCTAGAGTGATCATTGGCGTGGGCCAGTGACAATCGGCGCCACTTTAGTATCCTTGGCAAATCAGGCCGTAGCATGCGGCCCCTCATGTAAAAGAAAAACGCCATGAGCGAACGAACGACTTCTGCAAGCTGGGCGATGGGGATTGTCAAAGCATTGGAGATGGACGGCCTGGATTGCCGGGTTCTGTTCAAGCAACTGGGGCTCGACTACGCGGCTCTGGATGATCCGGATGCGCGCTTCCCGCAAGATTCCATGACCCGACTCTGGCAACGGGCGGTCGAGCTGTCCGGTAACCCGGCGATCGGCCTGAATATGGGCAAAGTGGTGCGACCGGCGTCGTTTCATGTCGCTGGCTACGCGTTGATGTCGAGTAATACCTTGGCCGAGGGCTTTCAACGATTGGTGCGTTATCAGCGCATCATCGCCGAGAGCGCCGACCTGAGTTTCCGCTTACTCGACGAAGGTTATGCGCTGATTCTGACCGTGCACGGCGACCATCTGCCGCCGACCCGGCAGAGCGCCGAAGCCTCGCTGGCCTGTGCGCTGGGCCTGTGCGGCTGGTTGAGCGGGCGCACGCTGCATCCGGTCAAAGTCTTGGTGCAGGGCGCTGAGCCGGATGACCTGGAACCCTATAAACAAGCTTTCCACGCACCGCTGATGTTCAACGCACCTTACGATGCGCTGATCTTCGAGCGTGCCGACATGGAAGCGCCGCTGCCCACCGCCAACGAGGCGATGGCGCTGCTGCACGACCGCTTTGCCGGGGAGTATCTGGCGCGATTTTCGGAAAGCCGCGTGACCCACAAGGCGCGGCAGGTGTTGTGCCGGTTGCTGCCGCAAGGTGAGCCGAAGCGCGATACCGTGGCGCAGACCCTGCATTTGTCGCAGCGTACTTTGCAGCGTCGCTTGCAGGAGGAGGGCACGAGTTTTCAGCAACTGCTCGACGACACCCGCCGTGAACTGGCCGAGCAGTATCTGGCGCAACCGAGCATGACCTTGCTGGAAATCGCTTATCTGTTGGGTTTCGCCGATCCGAGCAACTTCTTTCGCGCGTTCCGCCGCTGGTTTGATACCACGCCCGGCGATTACCGGACGCGGTTGTTGCAGGCGCCGAACGCGGTCAGTGACGCCAAAAGGCCGGAATACACAGCACAAACACCGTAATGATCTCCAGTCGGCCGAGCAGCATGCCGAACGACAGGATCCACTTCGCCGCGTCCGGCAAGGTAGCGAAGTTGCCCGCCGGGCCGATGGTTTCGCCAAGGCCTGGGCCGACGCCGGAAACGGTGCTGGCAGCGCCGGTCAGCGCGGTCATCCAGTCGACACCGAGCAGCGACAGCAGCAGGGCGATCACGCAGATGGTGATGGCGAAGAAGAACGAAAAAGTCAGAATCGAGCGCACGATCTCTTCGTCGAGGCGGTGACCGTTGTACTTCTGCTTGATCACCGCGCGCGGGTGAATCAGTTGATTAAGGTTGGCCTTGAGCAGGATATAGGCGACCTGGAAACGGAAGATCTTGATCCCGCCCGCCGTCGACCCGGAGCAGCCACCGACAAAGCCCAGATAGAAAAACAGCATCAGCGAGAAGTTGCCCCACAGGCTGTAGTCGCCGAGGGCGAAACCGGTGGTGGTGACCACCGACGTCACGTTCAGCGCCACGTGGCGCAGCGCGTCGAGCCAATGCAGATTGGTTGTCCACCAGTACCAGGTGCCGAGCACCAGCCAGGTCACCAGCAACATGCCGAGCAAACCCTGCACCTGCTGATCCTTGATCAACGCCTTGCGGTTGCCGCGCAATGTCGCCACGTACAGGGTGAACGGCAGGCTGCCGAGAATCATGATAACCACCGCGACCCAGTGCACCGCCGGTTGCGTCCACTTGGCCAGGGATTGATCGGAGGTCGAGAACCCGCCAGTGGAAATCGCCGACATCGCGTGGTTGATCGCGTCGAACGGACTCATCCCGGCCCACCAGAACGCCAGGCTACCAAGAATGGTAATGCCGACGTAAGCCGCCACGATCAACCGCGCCACCATGTGCGAACGCGGCATGACCTTTTCCGAGCGGTCCGAGGATTCGGTCTGGAACAGGCGCATGCCACCGATGCGCAATAGCGGCAGAATCGCTACCGCCATGCCGATAAAACCGATGCCGCCGATCCAGTGCAGCAGTGAGCGCCACATCAGAATGCCGGGGGACATGTTGTCGAGGCCGTTGAGCACCGTCGAGCCGGTCGCGGTGATGCCCGACATGCTTTCGAAGAACGAGTCGGTGTAGCTGATGTGCTGGGTCAGCAGAAACGGCAGCGCGGCAAAAATGCACACCACCAGCCAACTGCTGACCGTCAGCAGGTACATGTCGCGCGGGCGCAGATGAATGTGTTCCGGGCGGCCGGGGATCACCAGCGCGAGGCCGGCGACGAAGGTGATCATGCTCGCCCAGAGGAACGACGGCAGGTCGTTGGTGCGCTCGAAAATCACCAGGGTGGCCATGGGCACGACCATGGCGACAGCCAGGGTGATCAGGAAGATGCCGATGATAAAACCAATGATCCGTAAGGTCGGCAACGCCATGAAGTCCGCTCGGGCTGATGTGAGAAGGGCGCCATTCTACCCGTGGGGCAGGGCATGTAAACCGGCATCCTGTGTACAGATAAAGCTAGAATAGCCGCACATATTTTTCAGGAGGTGGCCGATGCAGGCTCTCGACGCGTTGCTCAACCGTGTTTCCGTTCCACGACTGGTCGAACCGGCCCCCACTGCCGAGCAGCGCGAAGCCCTGTTTGGCGCCGCATTGCGCGCGCCGGATCACGGGCATTTGCAGCCGTATCGTTTTCTGACCGTCGAAGGCACAGCGCGCGAGCAAATGGGCGAGTTGCTGGCCGAGGCTGCGCAGCAGCAGGAAGGTGAAGTCACCGAAGCGATGATCGACAAGGCCCGTAACGGTCCGCTGCGGGCGCCGCTGGTGGTTGTGGTGATCGCCAAATTGCAGGAACACGTTAAATATCCGAAGGCCGAGCAGTTGTTGGCGGCCGGGTGTGCGGCGCACGGGATTTTGCTGGCGGCGTATGCGCAGGGGATTGGTGCGGTTTGGCGTACGGGGGATCTGGCTTATTCGCAGCATGTGGCGAAAGGCTTGGGGCTGGCGGACGGTGAAGAGGTGATTGCGTTCCTGTACCTCGGCACGCCGCAGAAAGAGCCGCGTGTGGCAGATAAAGTTGACCTGACCGAGTTCGTCAGCGCCTGGCCCGGTAAGGCGTAAAGCGAAGAGCCCCTCACCCTAACCCTCTCCCAGGGGGAGAGGGGACTGATTGGGGGATGCTGTAGAGGTACGCCGACCTGAAAGTGCTCGGCTGAATCCAGAGTCGATAACGGTTCCGATACATTTCGAGCTCGGAGTCGATAACGGTTCCGATGCATTTCGAACCCAGAGTCGATAACGGCTCCGATGCATTTCGAACCCGGAGTCGGCGACGATTCACGTGCCTTCCGGGCTCATAATCAACTCGGTTCTTCAGGTCGATGTATGACGCCAGACCCCGCGGTCGGCCCCCTCTCCCTCCGGGAGAGGGCTGGGGTGAGGGCGGCTTTTAGGGTTGGACGACGGCGCCGGGTACAAGCGGCAATTCCAGACTCGCAACAAACCCGCCCTGCGGATGATTGGCCAACGTCAAACTCCCGCCATGCCGCTCCGCCGCCCTTCGCGCAATCGCCAGCCCCAAACCATGCCCCGCCGCTGTCTGCCCCGGCGCCCGGTAAAATGGCTCGCCCAACTGGCTCAAATGTTCAGCCTGCACGCCCGGCCCGTGGTCGCGCACGCTCACGATGATTTTTTCACCCTGACGTGAAGCCTGCATCTCAATCACTTGACCTTCCGGGTTGAAGCGCTGGGCATTGCGCAACAGGTTATCGACGGCGCGCTCGATCATGGTCGGCCAGCCCTTGAGGTTCAGCTGCGGTTCGGCCTCGAAACGGACAATCTGCTCGGGCGATGCAAGTTTCGCGTCTTTCTGTAGCGTGCCGAGAAGTGCATTCAAATCCACGTCTTCAGCGCTGGCGTTGTCGGCATCGACGCGTGCCAGCACCAGAATTTCACTGATCAACGCTTCCAGCCGATCGCACTCGCGGGTCAGTCGTGGCCAGAGTTTCTCGCGTTCTTCAGGATTCGCCCGCTCTGCCAGCGCCAACGCAATGCGCAGTCGCGCCAACGGTGAGCGCAATTCGTGAGACACGTCGCGCAACAACTGCCGCTGGCTGCCAATCAGGCTCTGCAGGCGTGCGCCCATGCGGTTGAAATCGGTGGCGAGTACGCCGAATTCATCGCGACGGTTGGCCAGTTTCGCCAGGCTGTTCTGCTGATAAGTGGTCTGCCCGAGATCATGCACCGCGCCGCGCAAACGGCTGAGCGGGCGGGTGATGGAGAAGGTCACCAACAGACTGAACAAGGTCAGCACCACCAACGCGATGCCCAGCGCACTCAGCGGCCAGAGCAGGCTTTCGCGGTGCCAGGCGTCGAGTTCCGGGTGTGGGATGCGGTAGATGAACAGGTAGGTGTCGCCGGTTTTTTCACTGGTGAATTCGTCGGTCAGACGTCGCCATGGCAGACGTCGGTCATCGTTGTTCTGCCGCGCTTCGAAGGCGGCGGCGCGACGCGGGAAGGTCCCGCGTACCACCGGATCGCCGCTTTCGTTGAGCACCTGAACATCGATGTGATATTGGCGTTTGCGTTGTTCGAGGATGTCCTGAGCGGCTTCTTCGCCCTGGGCTTCGTAGGATTGCGTCCACTCGCTGGCGAGGGTGTTGAGGCCCGGATGGCGGCTGAGGATCCACGCGTCCTGATTGAGCATGTGCCCGAGCAGAATGGACAGCCCGGCCACCAGCGCGATGGCCAGCCAGAAGCTCGCGAGAATACGCCAGAACAATGAACGCACAGAAAATCCTCAAAACAACAACAAAAACCCCTGTAGGAGCTGCCGAAGGCTGCGATCTTTTGATTTTGTTTTTTAAGATCAAGATCAAAAGATCGCAGCCTTCGGCAGCTCCTACAGGGTTCCAGTGAAAACAGGCCCGACGGGGTGAGCCGTCGGGCCTGAAGTTAGAACATTATTGCGCCTTTTGCGCCTGCTGCGCTTTCCACGCCTTGAACTCGGCCCATTCGGCGCGACGCTCGGCCTGTTTCTTCTGGATCTCGTCGAATTTCTTCTGTTGATCCGGTTTCAACACGGCGCGAACATCCGTCTCGGCTTTCTTGTGGTTGGCCGCCATCTCGTCTTTCATGGCTTTCTGGTCAGCCGGCGAGAGTTTTTCCAGGTACTTGTCGACCACTTGCTTACGCTCGTGCATCTGCTCGCCCATGATCTTGCGGATCTGCTCACGCTGTTCGCGGGACAGGTCGAGTTGGCTGTACGGGCCTTTGCCGTGCATGCCGTGCATCTGACCGCCGTGGCGTGGGCCGTCGAGCGGACCACCCATCGGGCCGCCGTCTTGCGGCATGGCCATGGCGACGGTTGGCAGAGCGGCAGCGAACATCAGAGCGATAAGAGTCTTGCGCATGGTGTATCTCCTTGTCTCGTTCCCGGTACGTTCCGGATGAGTTCAGATTACGGAGATCAAGGTCAGCGGCGGTCAGCACTGCGTAAA encodes:
- a CDS encoding AraC family transcriptional regulator, encoding MRPILTLRQYTHDLIVHSHEHAQLVFGLSGALDFEVEGCGSQVRQQSFVVIPSGAHHACGSPDGSRCLVLDIPEGPWLTDSLGEHAEASHRLLDQPARLSLDSGQSQLVSWLANSPVSDPLIAQQGAVLLLASLNHAHPAELAARRLPYAALDAHIEQYAAYPLQVADLARVAGLSNARLHTRFMAECGQTPMDYIRSRRLHLAVQMLRDTALPIGEIASRVGYSSQSAFSAAVLREFGSSPGQLRRDSRDKRR
- a CDS encoding UDP-2,3-diacylglucosamine diphosphatase, translated to MTSAELARPSRKQRVRTLWISDVHLGTRDCQAEHLSQFLKGYHADKIYLVGDIIDGWKLRGGMYWPQAHTNVIRRLLTMSKRGTEVIYVTGNHDEFLRRYSKLILGNIQLVDEAVHVTADGRHLLVIHGDQFDVITRYHRWLAFLGDSAYEFTLTLNRWLNHWRARYGYGYWSLSAYLKHKVKTAVSFISDFEEAIAHECVKRELHGVVCGHIHHAEIRKVGEVDYLNCGDWVESCTALIEHWDGTIELYRLADAQAREAELKAAKVAELA
- a CDS encoding HD domain-containing protein, with protein sequence MNANARFTHMKDGTQEDWAIIAADFSAYAKQLPSRILAHLKLLEGDFGGFPVDRLTHSLQTATRAFRDGRDEEYVVCALLHDIGDTLGSYNHPDIAAAILKPFVSAENLWMVEKHGVFQGYYFFHHLGMDRHLREQFAGHPQYQATAEFCAKYDAAAFDPEYDTLPLSFFEPMMERLFAQPKNSIYKAAMEEHTTA
- a CDS encoding DUF962 domain-containing protein, with the translated sequence MENIKHFNSFAEFYPYYLSEHSDSTCRRLHFIGTTLVIFIMAMTIAKGAWLLLLALPLAGYSFAWIGHFFFEKNRPATFQHPLYSLLGDFVMYRDMILGRVAF
- a CDS encoding AraC family transcriptional regulator encodes the protein MSERTTSASWAMGIVKALEMDGLDCRVLFKQLGLDYAALDDPDARFPQDSMTRLWQRAVELSGNPAIGLNMGKVVRPASFHVAGYALMSSNTLAEGFQRLVRYQRIIAESADLSFRLLDEGYALILTVHGDHLPPTRQSAEASLACALGLCGWLSGRTLHPVKVLVQGAEPDDLEPYKQAFHAPLMFNAPYDALIFERADMEAPLPTANEAMALLHDRFAGEYLARFSESRVTHKARQVLCRLLPQGEPKRDTVAQTLHLSQRTLQRRLQEEGTSFQQLLDDTRRELAEQYLAQPSMTLLEIAYLLGFADPSNFFRAFRRWFDTTPGDYRTRLLQAPNAVSDAKRPEYTAQTP
- a CDS encoding TrkH family potassium uptake protein, producing MALPTLRIIGFIIGIFLITLAVAMVVPMATLVIFERTNDLPSFLWASMITFVAGLALVIPGRPEHIHLRPRDMYLLTVSSWLVVCIFAALPFLLTQHISYTDSFFESMSGITATGSTVLNGLDNMSPGILMWRSLLHWIGGIGFIGMAVAILPLLRIGGMRLFQTESSDRSEKVMPRSHMVARLIVAAYVGITILGSLAFWWAGMSPFDAINHAMSAISTGGFSTSDQSLAKWTQPAVHWVAVVIMILGSLPFTLYVATLRGNRKALIKDQQVQGLLGMLLVTWLVLGTWYWWTTNLHWLDALRHVALNVTSVVTTTGFALGDYSLWGNFSLMLFFYLGFVGGCSGSTAGGIKIFRFQVAYILLKANLNQLIHPRAVIKQKYNGHRLDEEIVRSILTFSFFFAITICVIALLLSLLGVDWMTALTGAASTVSGVGPGLGETIGPAGNFATLPDAAKWILSFGMLLGRLEIITVFVLCIPAFWRH
- a CDS encoding nitroreductase family protein — its product is MQALDALLNRVSVPRLVEPAPTAEQREALFGAALRAPDHGHLQPYRFLTVEGTAREQMGELLAEAAQQQEGEVTEAMIDKARNGPLRAPLVVVVIAKLQEHVKYPKAEQLLAAGCAAHGILLAAYAQGIGAVWRTGDLAYSQHVAKGLGLADGEEVIAFLYLGTPQKEPRVADKVDLTEFVSAWPGKA
- a CDS encoding HAMP domain-containing sensor histidine kinase codes for the protein MRSLFWRILASFWLAIALVAGLSILLGHMLNQDAWILSRHPGLNTLASEWTQSYEAQGEEAAQDILEQRKRQYHIDVQVLNESGDPVVRGTFPRRAAAFEARQNNDDRRLPWRRLTDEFTSEKTGDTYLFIYRIPHPELDAWHRESLLWPLSALGIALVVLTLFSLLVTFSITRPLSRLRGAVHDLGQTTYQQNSLAKLANRRDEFGVLATDFNRMGARLQSLIGSQRQLLRDVSHELRSPLARLRIALALAERANPEEREKLWPRLTRECDRLEALISEILVLARVDADNASAEDVDLNALLGTLQKDAKLASPEQIVRFEAEPQLNLKGWPTMIERAVDNLLRNAQRFNPEGQVIEMQASRQGEKIIVSVRDHGPGVQAEHLSQLGEPFYRAPGQTAAGHGLGLAIARRAAERHGGSLTLANHPQGGFVASLELPLVPGAVVQP
- a CDS encoding Spy/CpxP family protein refolding chaperone → MRKTLIALMFAAALPTVAMAMPQDGGPMGGPLDGPRHGGQMHGMHGKGPYSQLDLSREQREQIRKIMGEQMHERKQVVDKYLEKLSPADQKAMKDEMAANHKKAETDVRAVLKPDQQKKFDEIQKKQAERRAEWAEFKAWKAQQAQKAQ